The Arthrobacter sp. OAP107 DNA segment GCAGGAGCGTCACCACCATGCTGAAGACCGCCTGGTGCCGTGCCTTGGCGATCTCTGTCTGCCTCAGTTCCTCGGCCTGGCCGTTGAAGGTTTCCAGCGCTTCGCGGCTGCGGCCGAAGGCCTTCAGGACGCGGATGCCGTGGACAGACTCCTCAACGGTGGTGGCGAGGTCGCCGGCCTGGTCCTGGCTGCGCCGGGCAACCTTGCTGAAGCGGGTCCGGAACCGGAAGCCGTAGACCATCACGGGTCCAGCGGCGGCGAGGAAGATCAGGGCCAGCTGCCAGCTCATGGTGAACATGACGACGACGCCGATCACCACGGTCAGGGTAGTCACCACCAGCATGATGGCCCCGAACGCCATCCAACGCCGGATGAAGTTGAGGTCCGTCATGGCGCGGGAGAGCAGCTGGCCCGAGCCCCAGCGGTCGTGGAAGGCGACGGGGAGGTCCTGCAGGTGGCCGTAGAGCGAGACCCGCATCCGGGTCTCCACGGTGGTGGCCGGGTTGATAACGAAAGTGCGGCGCAGCGCAACCAGTACGGCTTCGGCGACGCCCAGGGCAAGGATGAGGCCGGCCGAACTCCAGACGGCTCCGGCCGTAGCCCCGGGGCGCAGGGAATCGTTGATGAGTCCGCGCAGCACCTGCGGAATGGCGAGGGCAACCACGCTGGCAAGGAGTGCGGACAGCAAGCCCATGATCAGCCGCGGCAGGACCGGCTTCACATGCGGGTAGAGACGGCTGACGGATCGAAAAAATGAACTCTGCTTGGCCATGCCCGCTTCTCGAACTGATGTAGTTTCCCGTAGCAACTACCCTATGCCATGGCGGGCACCCTTCACAGGTGATCAGTCTCCGGACGACCAACAGCTCGCCCGGACGATGGAGAGCGTCAGCGGTCGGTCAGGCGCGCGGGGTGAGCGTCAGCAGGACGGCCTCGGGCTTGCAGGCGATGCGGACCGGCGCAAAGCGCGAGGTGCCGATCCCGCCCGAGACGTTGACCGGCGTCGTACTTCCGTTGCTGCTCCATTCGTGGAGGCCCTTGGCCCGCCAGGTGGGGATGTCGCAGTTGGCGACGACGGCGCCGTACCCGGGGATGCACAGCTGGCCGCCATGCGTGTGGCCGGCCAGGAGCAGGTCCGCGCCGTCCTCGGTGAAGTGGTCCAGGACCCGCTGGTACGGGGCATGGATGACGGCGATGCGCAGGTGGTCCTTGGCGTTCTGGCCCCTTGTGCCGCGCGGCCAGCCGGCATACCGTTCGCGGTTGAGGTGCGGATCATCCACGCCGGAGAAATCGAACCGCATGCCATTGAGCACCAGGGACTGGTGACGGTTGGTCAGGTCGATCCAGCCGGCCATGCCGAAACCGGACCGGAGGCGTGGCCAGTCGAGTTCCTCCCGGTCCGGCGCGGCCTTGGAGGGCCCCATCAGATAGGCGGCGGGGTTCTTCAGTTTGGGTGCGTAGTAGTCGTTGGAGCCCGGAACAAACACGCCGGGGAATTCCATGAGCGGTGCCAGCGCATTGAGCAGCGGGTCCACGGCCTTGGGGTGGCTAAGGTTGTCGCCCGTGTTCACCACCAGGTCCGGCTTGAGCGCCGCCAGCGACTGCAGCCACTCGGCCTTGGCCTTCTGGCCGGGAACGAAGTGGATGTCGCTCAAGTGCAGAATCCGGAACGGTGCCCGGCCCGCCGGCAGGACCGGGACGTTCTCCTCGCGGAGGACGAACTGGTTCTTCTCCCACAGCCCGTAGGCTGTGGCGGCGAGGGCTGCCGCGGTACCCGCGCCTGCGGTGACGGCAAAGCCGCGCCCGATGCTGCGGACGCGGCTTGCCACGCGTGTTAGGTCAGTCACGGTCAGCCGTTCCCCTTGGTGCTGTTGCCGTTGCCATTTCCGTTGCTGCTGTTGTCCTTGTTGCCGGTACCTCCGGTGCTTCCACCGGTGTTGCCGCCCGTATTGCCACCGTTGTCCGCACCCGTGTCTCCGCCGGTGGAGGGGTTGTTCGGAACCGTGGGCTCGAACTGCGGAGTGCCGTACAGCAGGTTCGACGGCGGTTCCGGGAAGGGTTCCGTGCCGTAGCCCGGGGCAATCTGCGACATGAAGTTCGAGAACATCGGCCCGGCGATCATGTAACCGTCGATGCCGGTGTAGAACTTCCCGTTGACTGTCACGTTCTGCCCGGCCCGGCCCTGCGAACCGAGCGCGTCACCGAACCAGGCCGCGGTGGCCAGGCCCATGGTGTGTCCGACGACCCAGGTGGAGCCGTTGTTGTTGGACGTACCGGTCTTGGCCGCGATGGGGAAGTTGGTCAGCGTGGAGATCCGGGGCTCAATCAGGGATCCCGACCCCTCGTTCAAAACCTTCTGCAACGCATAGTTCACGCCGCGTGCCACCTCAGGTTTGAGGGCATCCCGGCAGGCCGGGGACTGTGCCGGCAGCTGTGCGCCGGTCTGGTCGGTCACCGAGGTGATGGCAATTGGGGCGCAATACTTGCCGTCGTTGGCGAACGTGGCAAAGGCGCTTGCCATGGTCAGGGGTGAGGTCTGGGTGGAGCCGAGCAGGTTGCCAAGGGTGGTCATGGTGATGCTCGGATTCGCATCGACTATCGCGTTGGTGTCCTTGTCGCGGGTCGGCAGGCCGCCGTGCAGTCCGACGGCGTCCACCACCTTCTGGATGCCGCACAGGTCAACCTGTGAGGCCGACGCGAACGTGGCCGTGTTGATGGAATTCTTCAGGCCGTCCAGCACCGTCATGGGGCGGTAGTAGCCCTCCTCGGCGTTCTGGAGGTCGTCGGTGCCGTTCGTGCTGTCATACCAGCCCACGGTGGGGGTGGGGCAGGTGTTCTGCCACGGGAAGTCCTGAGGGTACCGGCGCTGCGCGGCGTTGACGATGGTGTTCATCGACTTGCCCTCGTTCAGCCACTCGGCAAACGTGAACGGCTTCATGGTGGAGCCCGGCTGCGCGCCGCCCAGGCCGTTCAGGTCATTGCCCTGGTCGTCGTACTGGTCAACGCTGAAGTTGATCTGCGAATCGAACTTGCCCTTGCCCGCAAACCACGAGGTGTTCTGGGCCATGTTGGTGATCTTGCCGGTGCCCGGTTCAACGGACACCAGGGCGGCGCCCCACTTGTCCGGGTTCGTGCCGGCAGCGGCGTTCACCTGGTCCTGCGCGGCCTTCTGCGCCTTCGGGTCCAGGGTGGTCTTGATGGTCAGGCCGCCACGGAACACCTTCTTCTCACGTTCGGTGGCATCCGCACCGTACGCCGGGTTGTTCAGCAGAAGGTGCAGGACGTAGTCACAGAAGTACGGCGCGGTGGGCGAGTAGGCGCAGCCCTGCCGTGCCGGGGTCACCTTCGGCTTGACCGGAGTTGCCACGGCCGCGGTGTACTGGGCCTTGGTGATCTTGCCGTGGGTGAGCATTGCACTGAGCACCAGGTCCCGGCGCTTCTTGGCGTTGTCCGGGTTGGTGATCGGATCGAAGGCGGACGGGCTGTTCACGAGGCCGGCGAGCAGCGCGGCCTGGGGGAGCGTCAAATCCTTCGCGGTGGTGCTAAAGAAGAACTTGGAGGCGGCCTCAATACCGTACGCGTCACGGTTGAAGAAGACGATGTTCAGGTAGCCCTCAAGGATCTGCTCCTTGGTGAATTTCTTCTCCAGGGCGATCGCGAGCTTCATTTCGCGGAGCTTGTCGCCGACGCCCTTGTTGACGCCGTTGAGCTTGATCTCGTCGGAGTTGCCCTCCGCTTCAAGGTTGGCGTTCAGGACGTTGTTGACGTACTGCTGCGTGATGGTGGACGCGCCCTGCTTGTTGCCGCGCGCCGTGGCGACCAGGGCGCGCAGGATGCCGGTGGTGTCTACGCCGCCGTGCTCGTAGAACCGGCTGTCCTCAATGGAGATCACCGCGTCCTTCATAAACGGGGAGATCTGGTCCAGCGGAACGCGGGTTCGGTTCTCCGCGTACAGGTTGGCGATCACGCTCCCGTCCGCGGCCAGGACCTTGGTGGACTGGCTGGGCGGGTCCACCTGGAGTTCAGCGGGCAGGGTGTCAAAGAATTCGATCGAGCCGCTGGCTGTGCTGCCCGAAACCGCGGCTGCAGGAACCAGCAGGCCGGCCACGAGGACGCCACAAATAGCGCTCACGCCAAGGAAGCCAAAAATTTTTCCGAGGGTGGTGGCCGTGTCGAATATGGGGTTCTTACGAGTCGCCATGTTCTCCAGTTTACCGGCAACGATTAGGCTTTATTTCATGACCAAATGGGAGTACGCCACGATTCCGCTCATCATCCACGCCACGAAGCAGATTTTGGACCAGTGGGGAGACGACGGTTGGGAGCTTGTTCAGGTAGTCCCCGGACCCGACGGCAACGGCCTTGTCGCCTACCTTAAGAGGGAGAAGCAGTAGCATGACCACCCCCCAGGAAACCGCTTCCAGCGCTGATCTGGCGCCATCGTCCGCCGTCGAGCAGCGTCTCGCCGAGCTGGGACTGACCCTCCCGGAAGTTGCCGCCCCCGTGGCCGCCTACGTACCGGCCGTCGTGTCCGGCAACCACGTTTACACCTCGGGGCAGCTGCCGTTTATTAACGGCAAACTGGAAGCTACCGGCAAAGTGTCCGCCGGCACCGCGGGGGCCTCGGATGAGCCGACTGTGTCTCCGGAAGACGCGAAGGCGTACGCCGCCGTATGTGCCGTGAACGCCCTGGCCGCCGTGAAGAGCGTCATCGGTGACCTCGACCGCGTCACGCGCATCGTCAAGGTAGTGGGCTTCGTCTCCTCCGATCCTTCCTTTACCGGCCAGCCCGGCGTCATCAACGGTGCGTCCGAGCTCCTGGGCCGGGTCTTCGGTGACGCGGGCCAGCACGCCCGTTCCGCCGTCGGCGTTTCAGTCCTGCCGCTCGACTCTCCGGTGGAAGTCGAACTGATCGCCGAATTCAGTTAGGGAGCAGTAGGTTCCTTTGCCCCACCTAGCACGCCGGCTCTTTGTCCTCCCTCCCGATCTTGAAGGGGCGGCAAGAAGCTGGCTCGAACACGGCGAGCGGACTCCCCGCAAGCCCCGTTTCGCGTCTTCCGTGGTACTCCTCCGGGATTCGCCCACGGGCCTGGAAACCTGGCTCGGTTACCGTCCGGGAGAATCGCCGCTGGGCGTCGTCGCCTTTCCGGGCGGTTCCCTGGACGCGTCCGACGACGACGCCGTCGGCTGGCTGGGCCCCTCGCCCCAGCATTGGGCTGAGCAGATGGGAACGGACGACGTCGGGCTGGCCCGCCGCCACGTGGTGGGCGCAGTCCGCGAACTGTTCGAGGAGACCGGCGTGCTGCTGGCCGGCCCGGACCTGTCCTCCACCGTGGAGGCGACGTCCACTGCCGAGTGGATGAAGGCCCGGGAGGCCGTGGCGTCGCAGGAAAAGTCGTTCACCGAGGAGCTGGCCAAGCGCGGCCTGTCCCTGCGCACCGACCTGCTCAAGCCGCTCGTGAACTGGCTCAGCCCGGACTTCGCGCACCGGCGCTTCAACACCCGGTACTTCGCCGCCACCGTCCCCATGAACCAGCAGCCCTCCATCCTGGAGAGCAAGGGGGTCTGGGGCCGGTGGGTGTGCGCCACGAAGGCGATCGCCGAACGCGACACGACCCTCCTCGGTGACGAGGTGGGCCAGGAGAACACCGTCGGCCTCACCCTTGGCCAGCTTATGGTTCCCGGCGCGGAGATCATGCTCGAGAAAATGGCCAAGGCCAACGGCTGCATCGCCTACCTCAGCTATAAGCGCACCCCGCACGTCTACCAGCCCCGGCTCGTCGACGAAAACGGGACTCTCATGCTCGAAGTCGAGGCAGCCAAGACAGTAGCCGGAGAACCCCAGCGCGAGCGCTAAGCCGCCCCTTGTTTCCCCGAACGCTCCTCCGGTCCCGCCGTTGTAACCAACAGTGGGTGGTGAGTAGCCGGACGGCGAGTTAAAAGCGAAGGCCGCCCCGGACGAGCAGGGGCGGCCTTTAGCGTGTGAGTTAGCGGGAGCGCTGGCGGAGGCGCTGCATGTCCAGGATCACGACGGCGCGTGCCTCGAGGCGCAGCCAGCCGCGCTGGACGAACTCGGCGAGAGCCTTATTGACGGTTTCGCGGGAGGCGCCGACCAGCTGGGCCAGTTCCTCCTGGGTGAGTTCGTGTGCGACGAGAACGCCGTCGGTGGCGGGACGGCCGAAGCGGTCGGCGAGGTCCAGGAGGGCCTTGGCCACGCGGCCGGGCACGTCGGAGAAGACCAGATCGGAGAGGGAGTCGTTGGTGCGGCGGAGACGGCGGGCCAGTGCCTGCAGCAGCTGGGCGGAAACCTCGGGGCGGGTCCGCAGCAGGGAGTTCAGGCTCTCGTTCTTGAGCCCGGCCAGGCGGGTCTCCGAGACGGCGGTGGCCGTGGCGGTGCGGGGGCTGGGGTCGAACAGGGCCATCTCGCCGAAGAGCTCACCCGGGCCGAGGATGGCCAGCAGGGATTCGCGGCCGTCGGGGGAGGTGCGGCCGAGCTTTACCTTGCCGGAGACGATGAAGTAAAGCTGGTCACCCTGGTCGCCTTCGCGGAAGACGGATGCACCGCGGGACAGGTCGACCTCGGTCAGCTCGTCCGTCAGCAGGCGGAACGCGTCGTCGTCCAGCGTGGCGAAAAGGGGTGCGCGGCGCAATACCTCGATGTCCATGAATTCTCCTGAGTAAAAGTGTCGTCTGGGGCGCTTGTGCCATTGTTTCAGAATTTTCAACGTTCTGTGACGTACTTGGCAGCTGAAACGCCCTAAAAGACGCCGTGCGACCAGCGTAGGCTCCGCGCATGCACGGCAAATTGTCAGACTTGGCCAGTAGAATCGGGGCTTAGCTGCTTTTGAGGAGACCCGGTGTTTGGCCTGACCGTTCTGGACCTTGCGTTGATTCTCACGCTTTTGTCCTATCTGATCTACGGCCTGCGCAACGGCTTCCTGGTGACCGTGGGCGGCCTTGCCGGATTCGCGGCTGGCGCCGTGGCCGCTTTCCTCTCGGTTCCGCTGGTCAGCGACTTTGTGGAGGACAGCGGGTGGCGCCTGACCGCCATCATCGGCACCGCAGTCCTGCTGGTGGTGCTGGGCAATGCGCTCGGCACCATGATCGGGCGCAGCATCCGCAGTGCTGTCCGCATGCAGCCGCTCCGCGCCATGGACAGAATCATCGGCGGGGCCGTGAACCTGGCCGTGTCAGCGCTGGTCATGTCCATGCTGGCGTTCAGCATCAGCGCCCTTGGCGTGCCCTTCGTTTCGCAGCAGCTGGCTGAGTCAAAGGTGATCCGTTTCATAGACGGACTGACGCCCAACCCGGTCAAATCCGCCATGGCGCAGCTGCGTTCGGCGGTTATCGGCGACGGCATCCCCACGCTCATCGAGGGCATCGGGCAGGACCAGCAGGTTCCGGTTCCCAACGCCAGCACGGATACTCCGGCGCTGAACAGGGCAGCCGGCTCGGTTCTGAAGATTGCCGGCACCGCGTTCCAGTGCGGGCAGAACCAGACCGGCACCGGCTTTGTTGTATCGCCCGGCCGTGTGGTGACCAACGCGCACGTTGTGGCAGGTGTCTCGCAGCCGGTGGTGGAAGTCCCCGGCGGAGGAGCCATGCCCCGGCCGGGTGGTGTATTTCGACAGCAAGCGCGACCTCGCCGTCCTGGCCGTGGACGGACTGCCCACCGCGGCACTGCCGATGAGCTCCGACCTGCCCGCGGGTACTGCTGCGGCCTTTGCCGGCTACCCGCACGGCGGCCCCTACCAGTCCAAGCCGGCTACCGTGCAGGGAATTTCCACGGTGCTGGTGCCGGACATCTATGGCAACAACCCCGTTCCCGATGAGGTGTACAAGCTTGCCGGCGACGTCCAGCCCGGCAACTCGGGCGGCCCGCTGCTGACGACCAACGGGCAGGTGGCGGGTGTCATCTTCGCGAAGACAACGTCCAGTGCGGCCCTGGGTTACGCGATTCCGATGATCGACCTCCGCCCCGTGGCAGCAGAGGCGCCGAGCCTGTCCAGCGCCGTGTCGTCGGGACAGTGCATCCAGCAGTAGGGCATCCAGCAGTAGGGCTTTCTGCTCCAACATCGGATGACCGGGAAACGGTCGCCGGCGGTGGTCTGTGTCCCCCCGGGCCGTTCCACTGTTTTCCAACCTCGCGCCCATACGATCTGGATAACGAGGACTCGCGGCTCTACTGAAGAGAGGCGCCATGAAAAAGACTGCACTCGGAGTACTGGCACTGGCCGGAACACTCGTCGTTCAACTCGCTGGGGCCGGACCGAGCACCGCGGCGGAGCGGCCCGCCACTGCGAAACGGCCCGTCACTACGAAAACAATGACGAGAGGCGAGGGCATAACTGCAGAATTCGACCGCACGGACGGGTGCATACAGACAACGGTCAGTATGTTCGGCAGCGTCTTCACGGTCCGCGGATCCACTACTCCGGACAAGCTGGGCGTTGTCTCTGTCACGCAGGTGAACACATGCACACTCACGACACTGATTAACGGGTCCGGGGAGGCGAGTACCCTGAACCTGGCCGTCCCGAACGGGTTGTCCGGAGGGCGGCTGAGGATGTCCATTGAATTCACGAACTTTGCCGACCCCGAGAACCCAGTAACTTCGCCGATGACGGCAGACGTGTCCTTCCGGGCTACGGCTCGGGCGACCTCGACTTCTGAAAAGTCCAAGTCTTTTTCCGAGGGCGTCCGCTTTGTATCGTCGACGGGTACGAAGAGCCGGCCTGTCTCTGCCACCGGCACGATAACCCTTGGCACTCAAAATGTCGTTTCGCCGGATATTTCGTCGATCTCCGCGACGGTCGGCTCCGTGGTCACCAAAGAGAAGACGGTAGCCCGGCCGGTGAAGTAGCGTTCAGCAGTTCAGGCGATGCTGACAGCCGGCACCCGGATCAGCCGGTTACAGCCAGTCCAGGCTCTGGCCGTGCGGGCCGGTGATGGCCACCGGCCGGCCGTTGTGCAGCAGCAGGAAGTTGCCGCGGAGCCGGCCGGGGTCCATCTCCGGGACAACGGCAGAGCCGTCCTCCTGGATGATCACCGTCTCGCCCTCGTTGGACAGCCAGTGGCAACCACGGTCCTGTGCCAGAGCCTGCATGGCTGCCCGGAATCTGGCGCGCCCGTCGGCGCTGAGGTAACCCATGACTGCGCTGTGGAACACCACCAGCGCGGCATCGGCCGGCGCCTGGCCGGCCAGTGACAGCAACTGATCGTTCAGGTCGCCGGCCACCAGCAGAGGCGGATCTTCGCGCGCAACCGCGATGGCCCGGCGCAGCCGCTCGCGCCGGAATTCCTGCTCCGGCCAGATCAGCGCCTCAAGCCAGGCGACGTCGTCGGGATTCCGAACGTCCAACGGATTCAGGTCGATCCCGGCCCGCCACACCACCTCAGGCAAGCTGCCGGGCAGGGGAACCGGGCCGGCTGTCCGGCAGCGCAGGACGGGAGGCTCCGGCAGTCCCCGGGCCCCGCTCGGAGTCTCCCCGGACCCGTCCGGCAGTTCGCCGAACGGGACGGGACCCAAGCGCGTAACTGACGAGCCGTCGTCGAACTCGTAGCCGTAGCGGTCCGGGAACAGGGCGAGTCCGGCGGAGGCGCCCACCTCGATCAGTGCCAGCGGCCGGCCCTCGGCGGCCGCGATGGCCGCAAGCGAGGGAAGCAGGGTGGCGCAGCGGCCCACCTCGTTGGTCTGGGTGGCACGGGACAGTACGATGCGCGCGACCTCGTCCCAGTGCCTGTCCAGGAACTTCCGGAACTCGGGGTACGGGGAAACCCTGGCGCCCAGGAAACGGGCGGCAGCGAGCATCAGCAGCGGCTGGCGCTTGGTGTACGGCCACTCGTCGATCCGGGCAATCAGCCCGGTATCGTCGGCGATGTGCAGCGACCAGTCGGCGTAGCAGGGCGAGGAACCGGGAGCATCAACCGTGCCGAAGTGCCGGTACCACTCTGCGGTGCCGGAGCCAGCAGCCCCCGCCGCCGGCATGGTCAGGACTTGCCTGCATTCAGGTCGGCGAGGTACTCCACGGCGAACCGGTATCCCAAAATCCCGGCTCCGGCGATCACGGCCTTGCTGATGTCCGAGAGGTAGGAGTGGTGGCGGAATTCCTCACGGGCGTGCACGTTGGTGATGTGGACTTCCACCGCGGGGAGCTGCACCGCTGAGATGGCGTCGCGGATGGCCACCGAGGTGTGGGTGTACGCGCCCGCGTTCAGCACGATGCCGATGGCCTTGCCGCGGGCGGCGTGGATGGCGTCCACCAGTGCGCCCTCATGGTTGGACTGGAAGCACTCGACGTCGAGCCCGCGTGCGGCGGCGGCGTCCTTTGCGAGCTGTTCGACGTCGGCCAGCGTGGCCGTGCCGTACTTTTCCGGCTCGCGGGTGCCGAGGAGGTTCAGGTTGGGGCCGTTGAGGACGAGGATGGTGCCGCGGCCGGCTTCGGTGGCGGTGGGGGCTTCAGTCATGACTGCCAATCTATCGCGTCCCCGTGCGGCTCTATTGAGGGCAAGGGCATTCGTTACGGAAAACGTGGCGTCCCGCACCGCCGGCTGGAGGGCCGGCGGTGCGGGTAGCTGTCTGCGAGCGCTTCTAGAGGGCCGTGACCTTCAGCACCAGCGCATGCTCCGGGTTGATGTTGGGCATCGGGAGGCCCACCGCCGCCAGGAAGCGGCCGCTGGCTTCCGCCCCGGACGCCAGCCAGGCCGGCGGCTGGATCTGGGTGAAGGTGTGGCCGTAGTCGGCGTCCACCGGGGCCGGGAAGATGGCCTCCACCCGGTAGCGGCGTGCCGCGTCCAGCCCCGGCAGGGCCACCCGCCCCAGCAGCTCGGCGAACGAGGTGCGCGTGCTCACCAGGGCGAACAGCGCCGCCGTCGAGCCTGGAATTACGGAACCGGAACCGGCAGAACCAGCCACCACGCCGTGGAGCATCAGCGAGTCGTCGGGGACGTCGGCCCGGACCATGCGGCCACTGTGGATCAGCCCGCGGTGCTCCTTGTACAGCGCGATGAAACGCTTGAGCTCCTCGCGCTGACGGCCCTGCACCTCCCGCACGTCCCATTCCATGCCGAAGTGGCCGAACAGCGCAGTGATGGCGCGGAAGGACAGGTCGTGGGTGCGGGCGGTGGTGTGCGAGGTGGTGGGGCCGATGTGGCCGCCCACCAGTTCGGGCGGAACCACGACGCCGGTCCACCGCTGGATGGTCTGCCGCTCCAGGGCGTCGTTGCAGTCCGAAGCCCAGAGCCTGTCCGTGCGGTCGAGGATGCCGAGGTCCACGCGCGCCCCGCCGGAGGAACAGCTCTCAATTTCGACGCCGGGATGGGCCTTCCTGAGCTCCTCGAACAGGCGGTAGGCGGCGAGGGTCTGCTCGTGTACGGAGGAGCGTCCGGCGTGTCCGTGCTCGGTGAGGTCCCGGTTCTGGTCCCACTTGAGGTAGCTGATGTTGTTCTCGCGCAGGAGGGTGTCGATCCGGCCGAAGATGTACTGCCACGCCTCAGGGTTCACAAGGTCGATGACGTGCTGGTTGCGCCAGGCCAGCGGCAGCCGTCCGCCGTCCTTGTGCGAGGCGGCGGCCGGCCCCACGATCCAGTCCGGGTGCGCCCGGGCAACGTCCGAGTTGAGGTTGATCATCTCGGGTTCCACCCACAGGCCGAACTCCATGCCCCGGGACGTGACGGCCTTGATAAGCGGCGTCAGCCCGTCCGGCCACAGTGTCTCGTCGACGAACCAGTCGCCCAGGCCGGCGGTGTCGTCGCGGCGGCCGCGGAACCAGCCGTCGTCGAGGACGAATCGCTCCACGCCAAGGTCGGCGGCCGAGTCCGCGAGTTCGATCAGGGTGTCCAGGTTGTGGTCGAAGTAGACGGCCTCCCAGGTGTTGAGCACCACGGGGCGCGGCTTTCCGCCGCCGGCGGCCGGGAGAACGTGGTGCGGGCGCGCACGGAACCAGCTGTAAAACGCCTCGCTGATGCCGTCCAGGCCGCGGTCCGAATATGCGGCGAAGAGCTTGGGCGTGGCGTAGCGTGCGCCCGGCCCAAGAATGACCTCGGCCGGGCCCAGCAGCTCGGAGCCGCCGATCATCGTACGCCCGTCGGCGAGGGTGTCGGCGAACTGTTCGTGGTTGCCGCTCCAGGCAAGGTGCGTGGCCCAGACCTGGCCGTGGCGGTTGCCGAAACCTGCGGTGCCGGCCGCGAACAGCAGCGAGGAGTCGTGCCCGGTGCGGCCGTGCCGGCCGCTGCGGACCCAGGTGCCCTGCTGGATGGGGCGGCGCTGCGGGTGCCGTTCCCGGCACCAGCGCCCGGTCAGGTCCAAAAGTTCGACGGCGTCGGGAGACACCGGGAGGACAGCGGCCAGTTCGTCGAGCTGGAACGGCGTGGTCCCGGTGTTCGTGACGGTGTGCTGCAGTTCCAGCAGGCCTCCGCCGTGGAGGGTGAGCGTGGATTCGACGGTGATGCCGGCGTCGGCATCCTGCTGGACGACGGCGGCGGAGTTGCCGTTGACTGTGGCGCGCACGGCGCGCAGGCGAACGGAGAAATCGAGTCCGGAGACGCCGTCGGCAATCCGGTGGCCACGCAGGGCCGGCCGTCCGCGCCAGCTTGAGGACGCCTGGGGGAGCAGCCCGGCCGGGACGGTGACGTCAACTGCGGAGTTGGGGATGGCCGGCGTGAGGATGGACAGGTCCGGGAGTTCATCGCCAAGGTCGGCACCCCAGTGGATGACCTCGGCCTCCCCGCTGTTGAAGCTGATCACCAGGCTGGTGCCGGTGGAACGGAGGTGCAGGGGATCCATAGGTAGGTCTCTTTCGTGAAAAGCAGATAGGTATGTGGGGTGCTGCGGGGCCGGGAGCGGTGTGCGCTGTTCCGGCCCCGCAGGATGGTGCTGTGTGGATGCCTGGACTTTGATTCTCGCCCAGTTGCGCCCCTACTTGAAGAGGTCGTTCACCTGGTTGTTGGCTTCGGTCAAGGAGCTGGCGGGCTTCTTGCCGGAGAGCACGGCGTCCATTGCAGGCTTCATGATGCCGTCCACCTTCGCGGCTTTGTCCGCGATGGGGAACAGGAACGTGGTGCCGTCCTTGACGTGGGTGGTGAAAGCGGAAACATCGGTGCCCTTGGCCTTGAAAGCCTTGGCCGCTTTTTCGGAGGAACTGGTGATGGCCGGGAAGACCACGGCCTTGGATGCGACGACGTCCTGGCAGGCGGCGGAACCGAGGTATTCAACCCACTTGACGGACGCTGCAGGGTTCTTGGTGCCCGCCCAGACAGAGTCCGCCAGGCCGTTGAACATGCTGGCACGCTTGCCGTTGGGACCCTTGGGGGTGGGGGCGAACGCCGTTTCCACGCCCTTGTAGCTCTTGTACTGGCCGATCAGCCAGTCACCAGTGGTGTTGATCGCCGCCTTGCCGGCGCCGAAGTTGTCCGCGAGGCTGGCGCCCACAGTGGTTTCCAGCTTAGGCATGTAGCCCTTCTCGATCAGGCCGGCCCACCAGGCGATGGTTTCCTGGAATTTGGGGTCGTCATAGTTGAACTTGGTGCCCCAGGGGTTCTTGTCCGTGTGGGTCCAGCCCGTGGTGGCGCTCAGGAAGCTCCATTCCGTCTGGCCCTGGCCGGAGCCGCTGCCCGCCAGCCCGAGCCCGTAGACGGCGACGTTGTTCTTGTCGAAGCCGGCTTCGTCGCCGCGCTTGCCGTTCTTGTCCACCGTCAGGTGGGCAATGGCCTTCTCGTAGCTGCCGCCGTCTGTCGGGTTCCAGTCAAGGTTGGCCATCTGTTCGGCGCTGATGCCGGCAGCGTCCGTCATGGCCTTGTTGTAGAACAGGCCCACGGTGTCCCAGTCCTTTGGCAGGCCGTAACGCTTGCCGTCCTGGCCGACCCAGAGTTCGGGCAGGCCGTTGGTAAAGCTGTCCAGCTTGACGCTATCCTTGGCAACGGCGTCGTCGAGG contains these protein-coding regions:
- a CDS encoding metallophosphoesterase, with product MTVTDLTRVASRVRSIGRGFAVTAGAGTAAALAATAYGLWEKNQFVLREENVPVLPAGRAPFRILHLSDIHFVPGQKAKAEWLQSLAALKPDLVVNTGDNLSHPKAVDPLLNALAPLMEFPGVFVPGSNDYYAPKLKNPAAYLMGPSKAAPDREELDWPRLRSGFGMAGWIDLTNRHQSLVLNGMRFDFSGVDDPHLNRERYAGWPRGTRGQNAKDHLRIAVIHAPYQRVLDHFTEDGADLLLAGHTHGGQLCIPGYGAVVANCDIPTWRAKGLHEWSSNGSTTPVNVSGGIGTSRFAPVRIACKPEAVLLTLTPRA
- a CDS encoding transglycosylase domain-containing protein, yielding MATRKNPIFDTATTLGKIFGFLGVSAICGVLVAGLLVPAAAVSGSTASGSIEFFDTLPAELQVDPPSQSTKVLAADGSVIANLYAENRTRVPLDQISPFMKDAVISIEDSRFYEHGGVDTTGILRALVATARGNKQGASTITQQYVNNVLNANLEAEGNSDEIKLNGVNKGVGDKLREMKLAIALEKKFTKEQILEGYLNIVFFNRDAYGIEAASKFFFSTTAKDLTLPQAALLAGLVNSPSAFDPITNPDNAKKRRDLVLSAMLTHGKITKAQYTAAVATPVKPKVTPARQGCAYSPTAPYFCDYVLHLLLNNPAYGADATEREKKVFRGGLTIKTTLDPKAQKAAQDQVNAAAGTNPDKWGAALVSVEPGTGKITNMAQNTSWFAGKGKFDSQINFSVDQYDDQGNDLNGLGGAQPGSTMKPFTFAEWLNEGKSMNTIVNAAQRRYPQDFPWQNTCPTPTVGWYDSTNGTDDLQNAEEGYYRPMTVLDGLKNSINTATFASASQVDLCGIQKVVDAVGLHGGLPTRDKDTNAIVDANPSITMTTLGNLLGSTQTSPLTMASAFATFANDGKYCAPIAITSVTDQTGAQLPAQSPACRDALKPEVARGVNYALQKVLNEGSGSLIEPRISTLTNFPIAAKTGTSNNNGSTWVVGHTMGLATAAWFGDALGSQGRAGQNVTVNGKFYTGIDGYMIAGPMFSNFMSQIAPGYGTEPFPEPPSNLLYGTPQFEPTVPNNPSTGGDTGADNGGNTGGNTGGSTGGTGNKDNSSNGNGNGNSTKGNG
- a CDS encoding DUF4177 domain-containing protein; its protein translation is MTKWEYATIPLIIHATKQILDQWGDDGWELVQVVPGPDGNGLVAYLKREKQ
- a CDS encoding RidA family protein; the protein is MTTPQETASSADLAPSSAVEQRLAELGLTLPEVAAPVAAYVPAVVSGNHVYTSGQLPFINGKLEATGKVSAGTAGASDEPTVSPEDAKAYAAVCAVNALAAVKSVIGDLDRVTRIVKVVGFVSSDPSFTGQPGVINGASELLGRVFGDAGQHARSAVGVSVLPLDSPVEVELIAEFS
- a CDS encoding NUDIX hydrolase, with translation MPHLARRLFVLPPDLEGAARSWLEHGERTPRKPRFASSVVLLRDSPTGLETWLGYRPGESPLGVVAFPGGSLDASDDDAVGWLGPSPQHWAEQMGTDDVGLARRHVVGAVRELFEETGVLLAGPDLSSTVEATSTAEWMKAREAVASQEKSFTEELAKRGLSLRTDLLKPLVNWLSPDFAHRRFNTRYFAATVPMNQQPSILESKGVWGRWVCATKAIAERDTTLLGDEVGQENTVGLTLGQLMVPGAEIMLEKMAKANGCIAYLSYKRTPHVYQPRLVDENGTLMLEVEAAKTVAGEPQRER
- a CDS encoding cyclic nucleotide-binding domain-containing protein, whose amino-acid sequence is MDIEVLRRAPLFATLDDDAFRLLTDELTEVDLSRGASVFREGDQGDQLYFIVSGKVKLGRTSPDGRESLLAILGPGELFGEMALFDPSPRTATATAVSETRLAGLKNESLNSLLRTRPEVSAQLLQALARRLRRTNDSLSDLVFSDVPGRVAKALLDLADRFGRPATDGVLVAHELTQEELAQLVGASRETVNKALAEFVQRGWLRLEARAVVILDMQRLRQRSR